In a genomic window of Branchiostoma floridae strain S238N-H82 chromosome 19, Bfl_VNyyK, whole genome shotgun sequence:
- the LOC118406535 gene encoding uncharacterized protein LOC118406535: MAERLAYYQRREAARKEPEKYLSLIVDGMDQAKTYLPHFVGDKSKDLTTADQMKVHVSGVISHGHGLRTTYIQLSFLFVGHTHEDIDQMFSRVADKLRHQEAHTPEQLINMMPECSRLRGLYNIRDWLKPSIPTIQGQSQPGQFRFRLSKEDPDVVDMFYRKGQGQPWNKLKNGMFKRSESGKPDRPKGVPKIIPVSFENRNINAQKLLDEQLPKWLPYLDSDQEQFVWKNYLGQMIKSGKSATALAAYSKVGTGWVLTKLPQYVEQNCDDEESAVPGDVRALLEKEQENPEVTDT; encoded by the exons AT GGCTGAGCGACTGGCCTACTATCAGAGACGGGAAGCGGCAAGGAAAGAGCCTGAAAAGTACCTCAGCCTTATAGTCGATG GAATGGATCAGGCCAAGACGTACTTGCCGCATTTCGTTGGAGACAAGTCAAAG GACCTAACTACCGCCGACCAGATGAAGGTCCATGTCTCTGGAGTCATAAGCCACGGTCACGGACTACGAACCACGTAT ATACAGCTCTCCTTTCTCTTTGTGGGCCACACACACGAAGACATTG ATCAGATGTTCAGCCGTGTGGCCGACAAACTACGTCATCAAGAGGCCCACACCCCTGAACAACTAATCAATATGATGCCAGAATGTAGCAGGCTTAGGGGTCTTTATAACATCAGAGACTGGCTCAAGCCGTCGATACCGACAATACAGGGACAATCCCAGCCCGGTCAGTTCCGATTCCGTTTGAGCAAGGAGGACCCTGATGTAGTTGACATGTTTTACCGAAAGGGACAGGGCCAACCTTGGAATAAACTAAAAAATGGAATGTTTAAGAGGTCAGAATCTGGAAAACCCGATCGGCCGAAAGGAGTGCCGAAAATCATTCCTGTTTCCTTTGAAAATAGAAACATCAATGCACAAAAGCTGCTAGATGAGCAGCTACCAAAATGGCTCCCTTATCTTGACTCTGACCAGGAACAATTCGTGTGGAAAAATTATCTAGGTCAGATGATCAAGTCAGGTAAAAGCGCTACAGCTTTGGCAGCATATTCTAAAGTTGGGACAGGATGGGTCCTGACCAAGCTTCCACAGTACGTGGAACAAAACTGTGACGACGAGGAGTCGGCTGTCCCTGGTGACGTGAGAGCCTTGCTGGAGAAAGAGCAAGAGAACCCAGAGGTAACAGATACTTGA